One segment of Gemmatimonadaceae bacterium DNA contains the following:
- a CDS encoding OmpA family protein, whose translation MQRQITLLAAALLLTATASEAQRAEAAEVGVFGQYSKYDAFTHLKNGVGVGARFGIYPFKNFALEYEADMTKTSSSLLGDLTAWNNRIDGIFYFPMSQKLKLLAGGGWTGTRYYSDTTLNEFDSGGNAVVGFKYCFNDRWAMRTDVNADFKDPSDQTLSGERTRTYNVRLGFSRFLGGPSRNSPCYIAPPPPPPPPPAPVKVTPAPAPPPPMPPTPVLQETPTPQQPAPAQKPAPTRRELLTLRGNAFEFDKSSLTAGAKDTLQVVVNSLKNFPDAKIEIQGHTDWIGSEKYNQALSERRANAVRDYLITQGIAAGRITTIGYGETQPLATNETAAGRALNRRVVIIEVP comes from the coding sequence ATGCAACGACAGATCACCCTGCTGGCGGCGGCCCTGCTGCTGACCGCGACGGCGTCCGAAGCCCAGCGCGCCGAGGCCGCGGAGGTCGGCGTCTTCGGGCAATACTCGAAGTACGACGCCTTCACGCACCTCAAGAACGGCGTCGGGGTCGGTGCGCGGTTCGGCATCTATCCCTTCAAGAACTTCGCGCTCGAGTACGAAGCCGACATGACCAAGACGAGCAGTTCGCTCCTCGGCGACCTGACCGCGTGGAACAACCGCATTGACGGCATCTTCTACTTCCCGATGAGCCAGAAGCTCAAGCTGCTCGCGGGCGGCGGCTGGACCGGCACGCGGTATTACTCGGATACGACGCTCAATGAATTCGACTCCGGCGGCAACGCGGTGGTCGGCTTCAAGTACTGCTTCAACGACCGGTGGGCCATGCGCACCGACGTCAACGCCGACTTCAAGGATCCGTCGGATCAGACGCTGTCGGGTGAGCGCACGCGCACGTACAATGTGCGCCTCGGCTTCAGCCGCTTCCTCGGCGGCCCGTCGCGCAACAGCCCATGCTATATCGCCCCGCCGCCTCCGCCTCCGCCGCCGCCGGCTCCGGTGAAGGTCACGCCGGCCCCGGCCCCGCCGCCGCCGATGCCGCCGACGCCCGTGCTGCAGGAGACGCCGACGCCGCAGCAGCCAGCTCCGGCCCAAAAGCCGGCGCCGACGCGCCGCGAACTGCTGACGCTGCGCGGCAATGCGTTCGAGTTCGACAAGTCCAGCCTCACGGCTGGCGCCAAGGACACGTTGCAGGTGGTCGTGAATTCGCTGAAGAACTTCCCCGATGCCAAGATCGAGATCCAGGGGCACACGGATTGGATTGGCAGCGAGAAGTACAACCAGGCGCTGTCCGAGCGTCGGGCGAATGCCGTGCGGGATTACCTCATCACGCAAGGCATCGCCGCGGGACGCATCACGACGATCGGCTACGGTGAGACCCAGCCGCTCGCAACCAACGAGACAGCGGCGGGACGTGCGCTGAATCGCCGAGTGGTGATCATCGAGGTGCCGTAA
- a CDS encoding cupin domain-containing protein, producing the protein MHGFIQNIRQLTVANTDFRRVLYTATHSQLVVMALQPGEEIGAEVHPLDQFFRIEAGTGIAELNGVRTAVDVGHAVLVPAGANHNIINTGAAPLQLTTLYSPPNHRDGVVHKTRADAVADAEEFDGVTTA; encoded by the coding sequence ATGCACGGATTCATCCAGAATATCAGGCAACTCACCGTCGCCAATACCGACTTTCGCCGCGTACTCTATACCGCCACGCACAGCCAGCTCGTCGTCATGGCGCTGCAGCCCGGGGAGGAGATCGGCGCCGAGGTGCATCCGCTCGACCAGTTCTTCCGGATTGAGGCCGGCACCGGCATCGCCGAGCTGAACGGGGTGCGCACGGCCGTCGACGTCGGCCACGCGGTGCTCGTTCCGGCCGGCGCGAATCACAACATCATCAACACGGGCGCCGCGCCGTTGCAGCTCACCACCCTGTATTCGCCGCCGAACCATCGCGACGGCGTCGTGCACAAGACCCGCGCCGACGCCGTCGCCGACGCAGAGGAGTTCGACGGCGTGACGACGGCATAG
- a CDS encoding GMC family oxidoreductase yields the protein MTAPDFDYDWIVVGSGFGGSVSALRLSEKGYRVAVLEAGRRYADHEYAESTWQLRRWLWAPSLGMRGIFRLTPFKDIFIASGTAVGGGSAVYANTLYRAKPAFFENPQWQGLADWARELAPHYDTAERMLGVQTVPFASDGQELLKAAASHFGVEHTFTRTPVGVFFGKAGETVTDPYFGGEGPSRTGCTRCGSCMVGCREGAKNTLLKNYLWFAEKKGATILAEHGVVDVRPRGASDGRDGYVVTSERPGAWFRKNRRTFTARGVIFSAGALGTGELLASLKHTGSLPRISDRLGDLVRSNSESILALTLPDDTTKPWADVAISASIHPDADTHIELCTYGKHGDAIALLQAPLTGNGTRFTRPLMLLWQCLRHPWRALRSLWPVGWSKRSLIILVMQSSDNAMAFRAKKRWFGGGVRIGTEQDPEKPNPTFIPLANATAEFLARHTGGMAQSSLLESAANIPTTAHILGGAVIGADASRGVIDRDHRVFGYTNLLVVDGAAMPANPGVNPSLTITALAERAMAQIPARQAVSSHERQ from the coding sequence ATGACGGCGCCCGACTTCGACTACGACTGGATCGTCGTCGGCTCCGGCTTTGGCGGGAGCGTCTCGGCGCTGCGCCTGAGCGAGAAGGGGTATCGCGTGGCCGTGCTCGAGGCGGGACGCCGCTACGCCGATCACGAGTACGCCGAGTCCACGTGGCAGCTGCGACGCTGGCTGTGGGCGCCGTCGCTGGGAATGCGCGGCATTTTCCGGCTGACGCCGTTCAAGGACATCTTCATCGCCAGCGGTACGGCCGTGGGGGGCGGGAGCGCCGTCTACGCCAACACGTTGTATCGTGCGAAGCCGGCCTTCTTCGAGAATCCCCAGTGGCAAGGCCTCGCCGACTGGGCGCGTGAGCTGGCGCCGCACTACGACACCGCGGAGCGGATGCTCGGTGTGCAGACGGTGCCGTTCGCCTCGGATGGGCAGGAGCTCCTGAAGGCCGCGGCTTCGCATTTCGGGGTCGAGCACACCTTCACGCGCACCCCGGTGGGCGTCTTCTTTGGCAAGGCCGGCGAGACCGTCACCGATCCGTACTTCGGGGGCGAGGGACCGTCTCGCACCGGATGCACGCGCTGCGGCAGTTGCATGGTGGGGTGCCGCGAGGGAGCCAAGAACACGCTGCTCAAGAACTATCTGTGGTTCGCCGAGAAGAAGGGCGCCACGATCCTCGCCGAGCACGGCGTCGTTGATGTCCGCCCGCGCGGCGCGAGCGACGGGCGCGATGGCTACGTGGTGACGAGCGAGCGCCCCGGCGCCTGGTTCCGGAAGAACCGCCGCACCTTCACCGCCCGCGGCGTGATCTTCTCGGCGGGAGCGCTGGGGACGGGCGAATTGCTGGCCAGTTTGAAACACACCGGCTCGCTACCGCGCATCAGCGACCGGCTGGGCGACCTGGTGCGCAGCAACAGCGAGTCGATTCTTGCGCTCACCCTGCCGGACGACACCACGAAGCCGTGGGCCGACGTGGCCATCAGCGCCAGCATACATCCCGACGCCGACACGCACATCGAGTTGTGCACGTACGGCAAGCACGGGGATGCGATCGCGCTACTGCAGGCGCCGCTCACGGGCAACGGAACGCGCTTCACGCGCCCGCTGATGCTTCTCTGGCAGTGCCTCCGGCATCCGTGGCGCGCGCTGCGCTCGCTCTGGCCGGTGGGGTGGAGCAAGCGCTCCCTGATCATTCTCGTGATGCAGTCGAGCGACAACGCGATGGCCTTTCGCGCGAAGAAGCGCTGGTTCGGAGGCGGGGTGCGCATCGGGACGGAACAGGATCCCGAGAAGCCGAACCCGACGTTCATTCCGCTGGCCAACGCGACGGCCGAATTCCTGGCGCGGCACACCGGCGGGATGGCCCAAAGCAGCCTGCTCGAGTCCGCCGCCAACATTCCCACGACGGCGCACATCCTCGGCGGGGCGGTGATTGGCGCCGACGCGTCACGCGGCGTGATTGACCGCGACCATCGCGTCTTCGGTTATACCAACCTTTTGGTTGTGGACGGCGCCGCGATGCCCGCCAATCCGGGGGTCAATCCATCGCTGACGATCACCGCGCTCGCCGAGCGCGCCATGGCTCAGATTCCAGCGCGGCAGGCCGTGTCGTCGCACGAACGCCAGTAG
- a CDS encoding DUF4397 domain-containing protein, producing the protein MNRSIPFLVAAAVLATGACQKDSSPIKTTSSGETNVSSPADSMAAKGKSLVRVVNAARGGDVSVQLSQMPLFNDVKPGSVTDYREIANNLADFTVIAAGRAEGVTLAETEKLLLDGDRYSIFLVAEDVAKTSLRVVKDNVIPDSGKARLRVFNAAPGAPAFDLALLGATAPLFKDVGFKKEAGYADVTPAVVTLQLRSTGDPKVLLTIPKIDLKRGTATTLVVTGAGKLAYFTFTDALMAPTPKS; encoded by the coding sequence ATGAACCGCTCGATTCCATTCCTTGTCGCCGCCGCGGTGCTCGCGACCGGCGCGTGCCAGAAGGACAGTTCCCCCATCAAGACCACGAGCTCCGGCGAGACCAACGTGTCGTCGCCGGCCGATTCGATGGCCGCCAAGGGCAAGTCGCTCGTCCGCGTCGTGAACGCCGCGCGCGGCGGTGACGTGTCGGTGCAGCTCAGCCAGATGCCCCTCTTCAATGACGTCAAGCCGGGCTCGGTCACCGACTATCGCGAGATTGCCAACAACCTCGCCGACTTCACCGTCATCGCCGCCGGGCGCGCCGAGGGCGTCACGCTCGCAGAGACGGAGAAGCTTCTGCTCGACGGCGATCGCTACAGCATCTTCCTCGTCGCGGAAGACGTCGCGAAGACGTCGCTGCGCGTGGTGAAGGACAACGTGATTCCCGACAGTGGCAAGGCCCGCCTCCGTGTCTTCAATGCCGCGCCGGGCGCTCCCGCCTTCGACCTCGCCTTGCTCGGCGCCACCGCGCCGCTCTTCAAGGACGTGGGGTTCAAGAAAGAGGCCGGCTATGCCGACGTGACGCCCGCGGTGGTCACGCTGCAGCTCCGGTCGACGGGGGACCCGAAGGTGCTGCTCACCATCCCGAAGATCGACCTGAAGCGCGGCACGGCGACCACGCTCGTGGTGACCGGTGCCGGCAAGCTGGCGTACTTCACCTTCACCGATGCCTTGATGGCGCCGACGCCGAAGTCGTAG
- a CDS encoding protein kinase — protein MHFSVPPITGIPEHLQQVFSGRYSLEGAVGEGGMSSVFLARDRKHADRRVALKVLRPEVASALGPERFLSEIRIAAVLSHPHIVPMFDSGEQDGLLYYVMPFVEGVTLRERLRATNPLAVDEIIRIAEDVASALSYAHGRGVIHRDIKPENIMLAGDEAMVTDFGIARAVHAGGHDTGPGLVLGTPGYMSPEQASGIMDVDPRADLYSLGCVVYEMVVGTRPRTLLDREAARTGTVAGVSPAARERLDAVPRALEAVIARSLAVFPEERYESAAALGAALRAIEPVVRHNGHPAIAVLPFAASSGNGADALLGEGLAEEIINALTRVRTLRVAPRNAAFIFKDNRGDARRVGRELGVHAVLEGSVRLRDDQLRVAVQLIDVTDGYLRWSATFERPMREVLAIQDEIARHVITTMRLTLSDAEIVAVGRAPTIDPTAYEYYLRGRQFFHQARKKSLEYARELFTRAIEADPDFALAHAGIADCSSLLHMYYPSSAPELEQADRASRRALELAPDLAEAHAARGFALFQLKRHDDAAAEFQTAIRLDPAQFEARYFCARQCFQRGQLTEAARWFEEAARVRESPEARFFAAQAYEAEGLHDDAMAAYRTALGVSERHLLLHPDDPRTATMRAVALCRLGRPDEGLEWARRALAIDPEDAGVRYNVACLYALENRAEDALDCLEDCVRLGFGNVEWIARDPDMASLRDHPRFEALVGAAAGVAG, from the coding sequence ATGCACTTCTCAGTGCCGCCAATCACCGGCATTCCGGAGCACCTGCAGCAGGTGTTCTCCGGCCGCTACTCGCTCGAAGGGGCCGTGGGCGAAGGCGGCATGTCGTCGGTCTTTCTCGCCCGCGACCGCAAGCACGCCGACCGTCGCGTGGCGCTCAAGGTGCTGCGCCCGGAGGTGGCGAGCGCACTGGGCCCCGAGCGCTTCCTCAGCGAGATCCGCATCGCCGCCGTGCTCAGCCACCCGCACATCGTCCCGATGTTCGATTCGGGCGAGCAGGACGGCCTGCTCTACTATGTGATGCCGTTCGTGGAGGGCGTCACGCTGCGCGAACGGCTGCGCGCGACGAACCCGCTCGCGGTGGACGAGATCATTCGCATTGCCGAAGACGTGGCCTCCGCGCTGAGCTACGCGCACGGCCGCGGCGTGATCCACCGCGACATCAAGCCCGAGAACATCATGCTCGCCGGTGACGAGGCGATGGTCACCGACTTCGGCATTGCCCGCGCCGTGCACGCCGGCGGTCACGACACCGGTCCGGGGCTGGTGCTCGGCACCCCGGGCTACATGAGTCCGGAACAGGCGAGCGGCATCATGGACGTCGACCCGCGCGCCGACCTCTACTCGCTGGGCTGCGTCGTGTACGAGATGGTCGTCGGCACGCGACCGCGCACCTTGCTTGATCGCGAGGCCGCCCGAACGGGAACCGTGGCCGGCGTCTCCCCGGCCGCTCGGGAGCGGCTCGATGCCGTGCCGCGTGCGCTGGAAGCGGTGATCGCCCGCTCGCTGGCGGTCTTTCCGGAGGAGCGGTACGAGAGCGCCGCGGCATTGGGCGCGGCGCTCCGGGCCATTGAGCCGGTGGTGCGGCACAACGGGCATCCCGCCATCGCCGTCCTCCCATTCGCCGCGTCGTCGGGGAACGGGGCCGACGCGCTGCTGGGTGAGGGGCTGGCGGAGGAGATTATCAACGCCCTCACGCGCGTCCGCACCCTGCGCGTGGCCCCGCGCAACGCCGCGTTCATCTTCAAGGACAATCGCGGCGACGCCCGCCGCGTGGGCCGGGAACTCGGCGTGCACGCCGTGCTGGAGGGGAGCGTGCGGCTGCGCGACGACCAGTTGCGTGTGGCCGTCCAGCTCATCGACGTCACCGATGGTTACCTGCGCTGGTCGGCGACCTTCGAGCGGCCGATGCGCGAGGTGCTGGCCATCCAGGACGAGATCGCGCGCCACGTCATCACGACGATGCGACTGACCCTGAGCGACGCCGAGATCGTCGCCGTCGGCCGCGCGCCCACCATCGACCCGACGGCGTACGAGTACTACCTGCGCGGGCGCCAGTTCTTCCATCAGGCGCGCAAGAAGAGCCTGGAGTACGCCCGCGAGCTCTTCACGCGCGCCATCGAGGCCGATCCGGATTTCGCGCTGGCACATGCCGGCATCGCGGACTGCTCCTCGCTGCTGCACATGTACTACCCCTCGTCGGCGCCGGAACTCGAGCAGGCCGACCGGGCCAGCCGGCGCGCGCTGGAACTGGCCCCGGATCTCGCCGAGGCGCACGCGGCGCGCGGCTTCGCCCTGTTCCAGCTGAAGCGGCATGATGACGCGGCGGCGGAATTCCAGACGGCCATTCGCTTGGACCCCGCGCAGTTCGAGGCGCGCTACTTCTGCGCACGGCAGTGCTTCCAGCGCGGCCAGCTGACCGAGGCGGCCCGCTGGTTCGAGGAGGCAGCGCGGGTGCGCGAGAGTCCCGAGGCGCGGTTCTTCGCCGCGCAGGCGTATGAAGCCGAGGGGCTGCACGACGACGCGATGGCCGCGTATCGCACGGCGCTGGGCGTCAGCGAACGTCACTTGCTGCTGCACCCAGATGATCCGCGCACGGCGACCATGCGGGCGGTCGCGCTCTGCCGCCTGGGCCGCCCCGACGAAGGGCTCGAGTGGGCGCGTCGCGCGCTCGCGATCGACCCGGAGGACGCCGGCGTGCGCTACAACGTCGCCTGTCTCTACGCGCTCGAGAACCGCGCGGAGGACGCGCTCGACTGCCTGGAGGACTGCGTGCGCCTCGGGTTCGGCAACGTGGAGTGGATCGCCCGCGACCCCGACATGGCCTCGCTGCGCGACCATCCACGGTTCGAGGCATTGGTCGGGGCGGCAGCGGGCGTCGCGGGCTGA
- a CDS encoding helix-turn-helix domain-containing protein, which translates to MLVLRSFDVREAERQLIRRALERAGNNRTAAATLLGMHVRTLRRKLRVMDREAAVARSE; encoded by the coding sequence GTGTTGGTCCTCAGGAGTTTCGACGTCAGAGAGGCCGAGCGGCAGCTCATTCGCCGCGCGCTCGAGCGCGCCGGCAACAATCGCACCGCGGCGGCGACCCTGCTCGGCATGCATGTCCGGACACTGCGCCGAAAGCTCAGGGTGATGGACAGGGAAGCTGCCGTTGCGAGGAGCGAGTAG
- a CDS encoding DUF1003 domain-containing protein: MLRDMRTANDVAAELLGVSYEALDAQAQKVASHIAQRLSIARNAAKEYEAAATLGQRAADAVALFGGSWTFIALFAAILVAWVGLNSYYLVRHHDVFDPYPYILLNLFLSMLAAIQAPIILMSQNRQAEKDRINAEHDYEVNLKAELEIMLLHEKMDLLRQGQWADLLKLQTEQLQLLATLTGKASTEGRGSSD; encoded by the coding sequence ATGCTGCGAGACATGAGAACCGCCAACGACGTCGCTGCAGAACTGCTGGGGGTGTCGTACGAGGCGCTGGACGCCCAGGCCCAGAAGGTCGCGAGCCACATCGCCCAGCGCCTGAGCATCGCGCGGAACGCGGCCAAGGAATACGAGGCCGCCGCCACGCTGGGCCAGCGCGCGGCCGATGCGGTGGCGCTGTTTGGTGGCTCGTGGACCTTCATCGCCCTCTTCGCGGCGATTCTGGTGGCGTGGGTCGGCCTCAACTCGTACTACCTGGTGCGACATCACGACGTCTTCGATCCGTACCCCTATATCCTGCTGAACCTGTTCCTCTCGATGCTCGCCGCCATTCAGGCGCCCATCATCCTGATGTCGCAGAACCGACAGGCCGAGAAGGACCGGATCAATGCCGAGCATGACTACGAGGTCAACCTGAAGGCCGAACTCGAGATCATGCTCCTGCATGAGAAGATGGACCTGCTGCGGCAGGGACAGTGGGCCGACCTGCTCAAGTTGCAGACGGAGCAACTGCAGCTGTTGGCGACGCTCACCGGAAAGGCGTCCACGGAGGGGCGGGGATCGTCGGACTGA
- a CDS encoding phage holin family protein — MTASSISAVVRDIGGNVDRIARTELRLAIAGLRARMEEYGEVSVFLVTAAVAATIAALFVLLGAMFALAGLLPLWLAALVIATLPAAAAAVLYVHGRAHLAETHPPAVPDLRPDASSDA, encoded by the coding sequence ATGACGGCATCGTCCATCAGCGCGGTGGTGCGTGACATCGGCGGCAACGTCGACCGCATCGCGCGCACGGAGCTGCGGCTGGCGATTGCCGGCTTGCGCGCCCGAATGGAGGAGTACGGGGAAGTCTCCGTGTTCCTCGTGACCGCAGCGGTGGCCGCGACCATCGCCGCGCTCTTCGTGCTGCTTGGTGCGATGTTCGCGCTGGCGGGCCTGCTTCCGCTCTGGCTCGCCGCGCTCGTGATCGCGACGCTTCCCGCCGCCGCTGCCGCGGTGCTGTATGTGCACGGCCGGGCGCACCTCGCCGAGACTCACCCACCAGCCGTGCCGGACCTGCGGCCCGACGCTTCGAGTGACGCATGA
- a CDS encoding OmpA family protein translates to MRYHEMLSTVRPRRGAAVVLLLALSVSACSMLNKKGQGALVGAGVGGAVGAVVGNQTGSTARGAIIGAAVGGLAGGIIGHQMDQQAKEIQQNIPGATVQRVGEGIAVTFASSMLYDFDSDVVLSAAATNLRNLAASLGKYPNTDILIVGHTDATGSADYNQGLSQRRATAAANYLIAQGVAATRVRTAGRGEMEPIATNDTELGRQTNRRVEIAIVANEATRKTGGN, encoded by the coding sequence ATGCGGTATCATGAAATGCTGTCCACGGTTCGTCCGCGGCGCGGTGCGGCGGTGGTCCTGCTGCTCGCGCTGAGCGTATCCGCCTGTTCGATGCTGAACAAGAAGGGGCAGGGGGCGCTGGTGGGCGCCGGGGTTGGCGGCGCCGTCGGCGCCGTCGTCGGCAACCAGACCGGCTCCACGGCACGCGGCGCGATCATCGGGGCCGCCGTTGGTGGGCTCGCCGGCGGGATCATCGGCCACCAGATGGACCAGCAGGCAAAGGAGATCCAGCAGAACATCCCGGGCGCGACCGTCCAGCGCGTGGGTGAAGGCATCGCGGTCACGTTCGCGTCGAGCATGCTGTACGACTTCGATTCCGACGTCGTGCTGTCCGCCGCGGCGACGAACCTGCGCAATCTCGCCGCGAGCCTTGGCAAGTACCCGAACACCGACATCCTGATCGTCGGTCACACGGATGCCACAGGCAGCGCCGACTACAACCAGGGGCTCTCACAGCGTCGCGCGACCGCGGCGGCCAACTACCTCATTGCGCAGGGCGTCGCCGCAACACGCGTGCGCACCGCGGGACGCGGCGAGATGGAGCCGATCGCCACGAACGACACGGAGCTCGGTCGGCAGACCAACCGCCGCGTCGAGATCGCGATCGTCGCGAACGAGGCGACGCGCAAGACCGGCGGCAACTAA
- a CDS encoding ketoacyl-ACP synthase III, whose amino-acid sequence MTSTYAAITGWGKCMPPAVLSNDDLSTFLDTNDEWITSRTGMKERRISHVTAMELATVAAARAIACAGLTPADVDLIVYGSCSYDEQVPNSASGVQVSLGATHAAAMDVNTACTSFLYGLSSAAGMIRTGMVRNAVVIGVELISHFMDWSNRNVAVLFGDGAAAVVLQASDREEGVLGSVLGCDAEARAVLRVRGFGCGYANRGITLGDTLWDFDGPQIFKRAIKGMSEASEKVMRRCGITAEQIDLVVPHQANLRIIEGVAKYAGVPMEKVMLTVQQYGNMSAATVPVALVEALELGRVRPGATLLMPAFGGGLTFCSLVVKWGDRVTPLGVSDRELPPCTKTALEIVNAIRAGQDPNGRSRDGLMSPVFAEATAS is encoded by the coding sequence ATGACGTCGACCTACGCGGCCATTACCGGTTGGGGCAAGTGCATGCCGCCTGCCGTGCTCTCCAACGACGATCTTTCCACGTTCCTCGACACCAACGACGAGTGGATCACGTCGCGCACCGGCATGAAGGAGCGACGCATCTCGCACGTGACCGCGATGGAGCTGGCGACGGTGGCCGCCGCGCGCGCCATCGCCTGCGCCGGGTTGACGCCGGCCGACGTCGATCTCATCGTCTACGGCAGCTGCAGCTACGACGAGCAGGTGCCGAACAGCGCATCCGGCGTGCAGGTCTCACTCGGCGCCACGCATGCCGCCGCGATGGACGTCAACACCGCCTGCACGAGCTTCCTGTACGGCCTCTCCTCGGCGGCCGGCATGATCCGGACGGGGATGGTGCGCAACGCCGTGGTCATCGGCGTGGAACTGATCAGCCATTTCATGGACTGGAGCAACCGCAATGTGGCGGTGCTCTTTGGTGACGGCGCCGCCGCCGTCGTGCTGCAGGCCTCCGACCGGGAGGAAGGCGTGCTGGGGAGCGTGCTCGGCTGCGACGCCGAGGCGCGCGCCGTGCTGCGCGTGCGCGGCTTCGGCTGCGGCTATGCCAACCGCGGCATCACGCTGGGCGACACGCTCTGGGATTTTGACGGGCCGCAGATCTTCAAACGCGCCATCAAGGGGATGAGCGAGGCCTCGGAGAAGGTGATGCGCCGCTGCGGCATCACCGCCGAGCAGATCGATCTCGTCGTGCCGCACCAGGCGAACTTGCGCATCATCGAGGGCGTGGCCAAGTACGCCGGCGTCCCGATGGAGAAGGTGATGCTGACCGTACAGCAGTACGGCAATATGAGCGCCGCCACCGTGCCGGTGGCGCTCGTCGAGGCGCTCGAGTTGGGGCGCGTGCGCCCCGGCGCCACCCTGCTGATGCCCGCCTTCGGCGGCGGACTCACCTTCTGCTCGCTCGTCGTCAAGTGGGGCGATCGCGTCACGCCGCTCGGCGTCTCGGATCGGGAGCTCCCGCCCTGCACCAAGACCGCGCTGGAGATCGTCAACGCGATCCGCGCCGGCCAGGATCCGAACGGACGCTCGCGCGACGGACTCATGTCGCCGGTCTTCGCGGAAGCGACGGCGAGTTAA